The proteins below come from a single Drosophila suzukii chromosome X, CBGP_Dsuzu_IsoJpt1.0, whole genome shotgun sequence genomic window:
- the rg gene encoding neurobeachin isoform X15 has translation MDSLERLMRAAPLPRMLTSGVVATAAAAAAAAAGKGMVSVGGGVSGTTMATAGNGQQRALVHASLAAATVGRKGRHLTGTFCLTGDTMEGIIQCLVFLKAFSLVGGEFDMELNFVIQDAQNIKHMLELLDHCPPNLQAEIWSVFIAILRKSVRNLQACTDVGLIEHVLVRLQRSETVVADLLIEMLGVLASYSITVKELKLLFGTMKATNGKWPRHSAKLLNVLRQMPHRNGPDVFFSFPGRKGSAMVLPPLAKWPYENGFTFTTWFRLDPINSVNIEREKPYLYCFKTSKGVGYTAHFVGNCLVLTSMKVKGKGFQHCVKYEFQPRKWYMIAIVYIYNRWTKSEIKCLVNGQLASSTEMAWFVSTNDPFDKCYIGATPELDEERVFCGQMSAIYLFSEALTTQQICAMHRLGPGYKSQFRFDNECYLNLPDNHKRVLYDGKLSNAIVFMYNPVATDGQLCLQSSPKGNVSYFVHTPHALMLQDVKAVVTHSIHCTLNSIGGIQVLFPLFSQLDMAHEGLGDIKRDPTLCSKLLGFICELVETSQTVQQHMIQNRGFLVISFMLQRSSREHLTLEVLGSFLNLTKYLVTCLSANSDLLLKQLLDHVLFNPALWIYTPANVQARLYSYLATEFLSDTQIYSNVRRVSTVLQTVHTLKYYYWVVNPRAKSGIIPKGLDGPRPAQKDILAIRAYILLFLKQLIMIGNGVKEDELQSILNYLTTMHEDENLHDVLQMLISLMSEHPSSMVPAFDVKHGVRSIFKLLAAESQLIRLQALKLLGFFLSRSTHKRKYDVMSPHNLYTLLAERLLLYEESLSLPTYNVLYEIMTEHISQQILYTRHPEPESHYRLENPMILKVVATLIRQSKQTESLIDVKKLFLQDMTLLCNSNRENRRTVLQMSVWQEWLIAMAYIHPKSSEEQKISDMVYSLFRMLLHHAIKHEYGGWRVWVDTLAIVHSKVSYEEFKLQFAQMYEHYERQRTDNITDPALRQARPISTISGWEREELHQQQNGGSAAAAVAPNQQGAAGAVKGAVSIASLEDVPPVVEEEVEELELEEVEIQEGPIIEEAEPKSVIANISDVYNEQIKTDATCNGNLEEVKEEDSEIQELVEDLESKQPEASPLGALRETLQLGDDMDVEELELATAKDSLNAEQHVARVLQASEAALNDCKMAVDDVLQESSSVLKDEEIELAVNEVVQGVLNNEKKSQADKDKEQSVGQDNVNVSLLNSKNLLNNNNNNNNNNSPSATPTEPTTTTTATVGAETETEVNANEIVSSSPLAPKEERKTETVAEKGATPEVETPETAKPSPIVPSPVVATNQKTEDAANKLNNNEKLAEISASPEPIIVETPEADLLQLSDTETKPAKETEAEAEDPVALAVRDIVEQLIDKVIDATEAETASEIKTETNNNELPKGEKPNSEPGVSEVETPESLAAAAEEIVHEVVEAALVLVQEETTPVKAEEKVEDLLELDQKPAVTGVQEAKALPEVSKEPEEDLKTKEELTTEEPKDHKSQEVPAELPQKQEEHVVAIVNQVLDTLVDETVKAVAAEQTTQTSPAPEEESPKILTKQSGVTPVRVKPNEVDSTTQTTPKNEAGSNLLVEEVQQVLQEDEAQTAAGIASLEDEEYSNQQTASGVENPNGQMEANHYGPGNPESKQQQQQQQQQQQQQQRSKSGSTRPMFSPGPTRPPFRIPEFKWSYIHQRLLSDVLFSLETDIQVWRSHSTKSVLDFVNSSENAIFVVNTVHLISQLADNLIIACGGLLPLLASATSPNSELDVLEPTQGMPLEVAVSFLQRLVNMADVLIFATSLNFGELEAEKNMSSGGILRQCLRLVCTCAVRNCLECKERTRYNVGALARDVPGAAHLQALIRGAQASPKNIVESITGQLSPVKDPEKLLQDMDVNRLRAVIYRDVEETKQAQFLSLAIVYFISVLMVSKYRDILEPPAEPQIQRQSPVLQRTAGGGGRQIQDSDYEIIVVDENNPSVLADNDSHSSGPPSIKSVDSDVGSLNMNSTENEVPEVESSSEILIDDHKPSHSNDESWTDVNLNEDAAVQAASAGMVVGLVDNGGNVITDKHDPSSHHNQQQQQQQQQQQQHQQQQQQQQHGSLGNSERGDKPDSEISVVRVPDGYAGSGGSNPGQGQGVPPNQRPRPDELPMKAPALVAQLPLTTPSREASLTQKLEIALGPVCPLLREIMVDFAPFLSKTLVGSHGQELLMEGKGLTTFKNSHSVVELVMLLCSQEWQNSLQKHAGLAFIELINEGRLLSHAMKDHIVRVANEAEFILNRMRADDVLKHADFESQCAQTLLERREEERMCDHLITAARRRDNVIASRLLEKVRNIMCNRHGAWGDSSANTTSASGGAIVGAVQKSPYWKLDAWEDDARRRKRMVQNPRGSSHPQATLKAALENGGPEDAILQTRDEFHTQIAVSRAHPSGQHNGELLDDAELLIEDRELDLDLTGPVNISTKARLIAPGLVAPGTVSITSTEMFFEVDEEHPEFQKIDGEVLKYCDHLHGKWYFSEVRAIFSRRYLLQNVALEIFLASRTSILFAFPDQHTVKKVIKALPRVGVGIKYGIPQTRRASMMSPRQLMRNSNMTQKWQRREISNFEYLMFLNTIAGRTYNDLNQYPIFPWVLTNYESKDLDLSLPSNYRDLSKPIGALNPSRRAYFEERYESWDSDTIPPFHYGTHYSTAAFTLNWLVRVEPFTTMFLALQGGKFDYPDRLFSSVSLSWKNCQRDTSDVKELIPEWYFLPEMFYNSSGYRLGHREDGALVDDIELPPWAKSPEEFVRINRMALESEFVSCQLHQWIDLIFGYKQRGPEAIRATNVFYYLTYEGSVDLDGVLDPVMREAVENQIRNFGQTPSQLLMEPHPPRSSAMHLSPMMFSAMPEDLCQMLKFYQNSPVIHISANTYPQLSLPSVVTVTAGHQFAVNRWNCNYTASVQSPSYAESPQSPGSNQPLTIDPVLAVHGTNNNSNAVSRRHLGDNFSQMLKIRSNCFVTTVDSRFLIACGFWDNSFRVFATETAKIVQIVFGHFGVVTCMARSECNITSDCYIASGSADCTVLLWHWNARTQSIVGEGDVPTPRATLTGHEQAVTSVVISAELGLVVSGSSNGPVLIHTTFGDLLRSLDPPAEFHSPELITMSREGFIVINYDKGNVAAYTINGKKLRHETHNDNLQCMLLSRDGEYLMTAGDRGIVEVWRTFNLAPLYAFPACNAGIRSLALTHDQKYLLAGLSTGSIIVFHIDFNRWHHEYQQRY, from the exons ATCTGCTCATCGAGATGCTGGGCGTCCTGGCCAGCTATAGCATAACGGTGAAGGAGCTGAAGCTGCTCTTTGGGACGATGAAGGCCACCAATGGCAAGTGGCCGCGTCACTCGGCCAAGCTGCTGAACGTCCTCCGGCAGATGCCACATCGCAACGGACCGGATGTGTTCTTCAGCTTTCCGGGCCGCAAGGGATCG GCCATGGTCCTGCCGCCGTTGGCCAAATGGCCCTATGAGAATGGATTCACCTTCACCACCTGGTTTCGGCTGGATCCCATCAATTCGGTGAATATCGAAAGGGAGAAGCCTTACCTGTACTG CTTCAAGACATCGAAGGGTGTGGGCTATACGGCGCATTTTGTGGGCAATTGCCTCGTCCTCACCTCGATGAAGGTCAAGGGCAAGGGCTTTCAGCATTGTGTGAAATACGAATTCCAGCCACGAAAG TGGTATATGATTGCCATAGTGTATATATACAATCGTTGGACGAAAAGCGAAATCAAGTGCCTCGTTAATGGACAGCTGGCCTCTTCAACTGAGATGGCCTGGTTTGTTTCCACAAACGAT CCCTTTGACAAGTGCTACATTGGAGCCACCCCCGAATTGGACGAGGAGCGCGTGTTCTGTGGCCAAATGTCGGCGATCTACCTTTTCAGCGAGGCCCTGACCACGCAGCAGATCTGTGCGATGCACCGCCTGGGTCCCGGCTACAAG tCGCAGTTCCGGTTCGACAACGAGTGCTATCTAAATCTGCCGGACAATCACAAGCGG GTCCTGTACGATGGCAAACTATCGAATGCCATTGTGTTCATGTACAATCCAGTGGCCACCGATGGTCAATTGTGTCTGCAATCGTCGCCCAAGGGAAACGTTTCATATTTCGTGCACACACCGCATGCGCTGATGTTGCAG GATGTAAAGGCCGTGGTCACGCACTCGATACACTGCACCCTCAACTCGATTGGCGGCATCCAGGTGCTGTTCCCGCTCTTCTCGCAGCTGGACATGGCCCACGAGGGCCTGGGCGACATCAAGCGGGATCCCACGCTGTG CTCCAAGCTGCTGGGCTTCATCTGTGAACTGGTGGAAACATCGCAGACGGTGCAGCAGCACATGATCCAGAACCGGGGCTTCCTGGTCATCTCGTTCATGCTGCAGCGCTCCTCCCGCGAACACCTCACCCTCGAGGTCCTGGGATCCTTCCTGAACCTCACCAAGTATCTGGTCACCTGCCTGTCGGCCAACAGTGATCTGCTGCTCAAGCAG CTGCTGGACCATGTCCTCTTCAATCCAGCCCTGTGGATATACACACCCGCGAATGTCCAGGCGCGACTGTACTCCTATTTGGCCACCGAGTTCCTCTCGGACACGCAGATCTACAGCAATGTGAGGAGGGTCAGCACGGTCCTGCAGACGGTGCACACCCTGAAGTACTACTACTGGGTGGTCAATCCGCGGGCCAAAAGCGGCATCATCCCGAAGGGACTGG ATGGACCTCGTCCGGCCCAAAAGGACATCCTGGCCATTCGGGCCTACATCCTGCTGTTCCTCAAGCAGCTTATCATGATCGGCAATGGCGTGAAGGAGGACGAGCTGCAGAGCATACTTAACTATCTGACCACCATGCACGAG GACGAGAACCTGCACGACGTGCTGCAGATGCTCATCTCGCTGATGTCGGAGCATCCTAGCTCCATGGTACCTGCCTTCGATGTGAAGCACGGTGTGCGCAGCATCTTCAAGTTGTTGGCGGCCGAGAGTCAGTTGATTCGACTGCAGGCCCTCAAATTGCTGGGCTTCTTCCTTTCGCGAAGTACCCACAA ACGCAAGTACGACGTGATGTCGCCACACAATCTGTACACACTGCTGGCGGAACGATTGCTCCTCTATGAGGAGTCTCTCTCCCTGCCCACCTACAATGTCCTCTACGAGATTATGACGGAGCACATCTCGCAACAGATCCTGTACACACGACATCCGGAACCGGAGAGTCACTACCGTCTGGAGAATCCAA TGATCCTCAAGGTGGTGGCCACCCTGATTCGGCAGTCCAAGCAGACCGAGTCCCTGATCGATGTGAAGAAGCTGTTCCTGCAGGATATGACCCTGTTGTGCAACAGCAATCGGGAGAACCGACGCACCGTGCTCCAAATGTCCGTGTGGCAGGAGTGGCTCATTGCGATGGCCTACATCCATCCAAAGAGCAGCGAAGAGCAGAAGATTAGCGACATGGTCTACTCCCTGTTCCGCATGCTGCTCCATCATGCCATCAAGCATGAGTATGGCGGTTGGCGAGTTTGGGTAGATACCCTCGCCATTGTCCACTCGAAGGTGTCGTACGAGGAGTTCAAACTCCAGTTTGCCCAGATGTACGAGCACTACGAACGCCAGCGTACGGATAATATCACAGATCCCGCCCTGCGTCAGGCCAGGCCCATTAGTACGATCAGTGGTTGGGAACGGGAGGAGCTGCATCAGCAGCAGAATGGTGGATCCGCTGCAGCAGCAGTGGCTCCAAATCAGCAAGGAGCTGCCGGAGCGGTCAAGGGTGCCGTATCCATTGCCTCGCTGGAGGATGTGCCGCCCGTGGTcgaggaggaggtggaggaACTGGAACTCGAGGAGGTGGAGATCCAAGAGGGTCCCATCATCGAAGAGGCCGAACCGAAATCCGTGATAGCCAATATTTCCGATGTCTACAACGAGCAGATCAAAACCGATGCCACATGCAATGGCAATCTGGAAGAGGTCAAAGAGGAGGACTCTGAGATTCAGGAACTTGTTGAAGATCTCGAGTCCAAGCAACCGGAAGCATCTCCGTTGGGAGCCCTCAGGGAAACCCTGCAGCTGGGCGATGACATGGATGTCGAGGAACTGGAGCTGGCCACCGCCAAGGATTCGCTCAATGCGGAACAGCATGTGGCGCGAGTTCTTCAGGCCTCCGAGGCGGCACTCAACGATTGCAAAATGGCCGTCGATGATGTCCTGCAGGAGTCATCATCTGTCCTTAAGGACGAGGAGATCGAACTGGCGGTCAACGAAGTTGTTCAGGGTGTCCTTAACAACGAAAAGAAATCCCAGGCCGATAAGGATAAGGAACAGTCCGTGGGGCAGGATAATGTTAATGTTAGCCTGCTGAACAGCAAGAATCTGctcaacaataataataataacaataataacaatagtccgagtgccacgcccacagaGCCCACGACCACGACGACGGCGACGGTGGgagcggaaacggaaacggagGTCAATGCCAATGAGATCGTGAGCAGCAGCCCACTGGCACCCAAGGAGGAACGGAAAACGGAAACGGTAGCGGAAAAGGGAGCAACACCGGAAGTGGAAACACCGGAAACGGCCAAGCCAAGCCCCATAGTCCCCAGCCCCGTAGTAGCAACCAATCAAAAGACTGAAGATGCAGCCAACAAGCTGAACAACAACGAGAAGCTGGCCGAAATCAGCGCTAGTCCCGAGCCCATTATTGTGGAAACGCCAGAGGCTGATCTTCTCCAGCTTTCCGATACCGAAACCAAACCGGCAAAGGAAACGGAAGCGGAAGCTGAGGATCCTGTAGCACTGGCCGTTAGGGATATTGTCGAGCAACTCATCGACAAGGTGATCGATGCCACGGAAGCGGAAACGGCCAGTGAAATCAAAACAGAGACCAATAATAATGAACTACCCAAGGGGGAGAAACCCAATTCAGAGCCAGGGGTTTCCGAAGTGGAAACTCCCGAGAGTCTGGCCGCTGCCGCCGAGGAAATTGTCCATGAGGTAGTGGAGGCAGCTCTTGTTTTGGTCCAAGAAGAGACTACTCCGGTGAAAGCGGAGGAAAAGGTAGAGGATCTGCTTGAACTCGATCAAAAGCCAGCGGTTACAGGCGTTCAGGAAGCTAAGGCTCTCCCAGAAGTCTCTAAGGAACCAGAGGAAGATCTCAAAACCAAGGAGGAGCTGACAACCGAGGAGCCCAAGGATCACAAGTCCCAGGAAGTACCCGCGGAACTGCCCCAAAAACAAGAGGAGCATGTGGTGGCCATTGTCAACCAGGTACTCGACACCCTGGTCGACGAAACCGTCAAGGCCGTGGCCGCCGAGCAAACCACCCAGACTTCACCCGCTCCCGAGGAGGAATCACCCAAGATTCTGACCAAGCAATCGGGGGTGACGCCAGTGCGGGTCAAGCCCAATGAAGTGGACTCCACCACACAGACAACGCCGAAAAATGAGGCGGGATCTAATCTTCTGGTTGAAGAGGTGCAGCAAGTCCTTCAGGAGGACGAAGCTCAAACAGCCGCAGGCATTGCCTCCCTTGAAGATGAGGAGTACTCTAATCAACAGACAGCATCGGGTGTCGAAAATCCCAACGGTCAAATGGAGGCCAATCATTATGGCCCCGGCAATCCGGAATCcaagcaacagcaacaacaacagcagcagcagcaacaacagcaacagcgcTCCAAATCGGGTTCCACACGACCCATGTTCAGTCCAGGACCAACACGTCCACCCTTCCGGATACCGGAATTCAAGTGGTCCTACATCCATCAGCGACTCCTCAGCGATGTGCTCTTCTCGCTGGAAACGGACATTCAGGTGTGGCGCAGTCATTCGACCAAAAGCGTCCTGGACTTTGTCAACTCCAGTGAGAATGCCATCTTTGTGGTGAACACAGTGCATCTGATTTCGCAGCTGGCGGATAACCTGATTATTGCCTGCGGAGGATTGCTGCCCCTACTGGCCAGCGCCACGTCACCCAAT TCCGAACTGGATGTCCTCGAGCCCACGCAGGGCATGCCTTTGGAGGTCGCCGTGTCCTTCCTGCAGCGTCTGGTCAACATGGCTGATGTCCTTATCTTTGCCACGTCCCTGAATTTCGGTGAGCTGGAGGCGGAGAAGAACATGTCCAGTGGTGGCATCCTGCGCCAGTGCCTCCGGCTGGTCTGCACCTGTGCGGTGAGGAATTGCCTGGAGTGCAAGGAGCGAACGCGCTATAATGTTGGAGCCTTGGCGAGAGACGTTCCGGGTGCGGCGCACCTGCAGGCCCTCATTCGCGGTGCCCAGGCATCGCCCAAG AACATTGTCGAGTCAATCACCGGTCAATTATCACCTGTTAAGGATCCCGAGAAGCTGCTCCAGGACATGGACGTCAATCGCCTGCGTGCCGTCATCTATCGCGATGTG GAGGAGACGAAGCAGGCACAGTTCCTGTCGCTGGCAATCGTCTACTTCATATCGGTCCTGATGGTCTCCAAGTATCGTGATATTCTGGAGCCGCCGGCAGAGCCGCAGATCCAGCGTCAATCGCCAGTGCTACAGCGCACGGCAGGCGGCG GTGGTCGCCAAATCCAGGATAGTGACTATGAAATAATTGTTGTCGATGAGAACAATCCATCCGTTTTGGCCgataatgattcacattccAGTGGACCGCCTTCCATAAAG AGCGTCGATTCGGATGTGGGTTCCCTCAACATGAACTCCACGGAGAACGAAGTGCCCGAGGTGGAGTCCTCCAGCGAGATCCTCATCGATGACCACAAGCCTAGCCATTCGAACGACGAAAGCTGGACGGATGTGAATCTTAACGAGGATGCGGCCGTTCAGGCGGCCAGTGCCGGCATGGTTGTGGGATTGGTGGATAATGGTGGTAATGTCATAACCGACAAGCACGACCCATCATCGCATCAcaaccagcaacagcagcagcagcaacagcaacagcagcagcatcagcagcagcaacaacagcagcagcatggTTCACTTGGCAACTCGGAGCGGGGTGATAAACCCGATTCGGAGATATCGGTGGTCCGTGTACCCGATGGTTATGCCGGTTCCGGTGGCTCTAATCCTGGACAAGGTCAGGGTGTCCCGCCAAATCAGCGTCCTCGTCCCGACGAGTTGCCCATGAAGGCTCCCGCCTTGGTGGCCCAGTTGCCACTGACCACGCCGTCGCGAGAGGCAAGTCTCACCCAGAAACTGGAAATTGCACTGGGACCAGTGTGTCCATTGCTGCGCGAAATCATGGTGGATTTCGCTCCATTCCTGTCCAAGACCCTCGTTGGTTCGCATGGCCAGGAACTGCTGATGGAGGGCAAGGGACTGACCACATTCAAGAACTCCCATTCGGTGGTCGAGCTGGTGATGCTGCTCTGCTCCCAGGAATGGCAGAATAGCCTGCAGAAACATGCCGGTCTGGCCTTCATCGAGCTGATCAACGAGGGTCGCCTCCTGTCGCATGCCATGAAGGATCACATCGTGAGGGTGGCCAATGAGGCGGAGTTCATACTGAATCGTATGCGTGCCGATGATGTACTCAAGCATGCCGACTTTGAATCGCAGTGTGCCCAAACCCTCTTGGAGCGCAGGGAGGAGGAGAGGATGTGTGATCACCTCATAACCGCCGCTCGTCGTCGGGATAATGTGATTGCCAGCCGGCTGCTGGAGAAGGTGCGGAACATAATGTGCAATCGTCATGGAGCCTGGGGTGATTCCAGTGCCAACACGACGAGTGCCAGTGGTGGCGCCATTGTGGGAGCAGTGCAAAAGAGTCCGTACTGGAAACTGGATGCCTGGGAGGATGATGCCCGTCGCCGGAAGCGGATGGTACAGAATCCTCGCGGCTCATCGCATCCACAGGCCACGCTGAAGGCGGCTCTGGAGAATGGTGGACCCGAAGATGCCATCCTGCAGACACGCGATGAGTTCCACACTCAGATTGCCGTTTCGCGAGCCCATCCATCGGGTCAGCACAATGGTGAACTTTTGGACGATGCGGAGCTGTTGATCGAGGATCGAGAATTGGATCTGGATCTCACGGGTCCGGTCAACATTAGCACCAAGGCGAGATTGATAGCTCCGGGTTTGGTGGCCCCTGGCACTGTTTCGATAACCAGCACTGAAATGTTCTTTGAGGTCGATGAAGAGCATCCCGAATTCCAGAAGATCGATGGGGAAGTTCTCAAATACTGCGATCATTTGCACGGCAAGTGGTACTTCTCCGAGGTGAGGGCCATCTTCTCGAGGCGCTATCTCCTGCAGAATGTGGCACTGGAGATATTTTTGGCCAGCAGGACATCCATTCTGTTCGCCTTTCCCGATCAGCATACGGTGAAGAAGGTGATCAAAGCTCTGCCCCGTGTTGGAGTGGGCATAAAGTATGGAATACCCCAGACACGCAGGGCATCAATGATGTCGCCAAGGCAGCTGATGCGCAACTCCAATATGACCCAGAAATGGCAGCGTCGCGAGATTAGCAACTTTGAGTATCTAATGTTCCTCAATACAATCGCCGGCAGGACGTACAACGACCTCAATCAGTATCCCATCTTCCCGTGGGTGCTGACCAATTACGAGTCCAAGGATTTGGATCTCAGCCTGCCCTCGAACTATAGGGATCTATCGAAACCCATTGGGGCATTGAATCCATCGCGTAGAGCGTACTTTGAGGAGCGTTACGAGAGTTGGGACAGCGATACCATACCGCCCTTCCACTATGGCACCCATTATTCCACAGCGGCCTTTACGCTCAACTGGTTGGTGCGCGTGGAACCGTTCACCACCATGTTCCTGGCCCTGCAGGGCGGCAAGTTCGATTATCCCGATAGGTTGTTCAGTTCGGTATCGCTGTCGTGGAAGAATTGCCAGCGGGATACGTCGGACGTTAAGGAACTGATACCCGAATGGTATTTCCTCCCCGAGATGTTCTACAACTCGTCGGGCTATCGGTTGGGTCATCGCGAGGATGGTGCCTTGGTGGATGATATCGAACTACCGCCCTGGGCCAAGAGCCCCGAGGAATTTGTGCGCATCAATCGCATGGCTTTGGAATCGGAATTCGTATCCTGCCAACTGCATCAGTGGATCGATTTGATCTTTGGCTATAAGCAACGTGGTCCCGAGGCCATTAGGGCCACCAATGTGTTCTACTACCTGACCTATGAGGGTAGCGTCGACCTGGATGGCGTCCTGGATCCTGTGATGCGCGAAGCTGTGGAGAATCAGATCCGCAATTTTGGCCAAACTCCAAGTCAACTGCTGATGGAACCCCATCCGCCGCGCAGCTCGGCCATGCATCTGTCGCCGATGATGTTCAGTGCAATGCCCGAGGATCTATGCCAGATGCTCAAGTTCTATCAGAACTCACCGGTCATTCACATCTCGGCCAACACCTATCCACAATTGTCGCTGCCATCGGTGGTGACGGTCACGGCGGGTCACCAGTTCGCGGTGAATCGATGGAACTGCAACTATACCGCCTCCGTCCAGAGTCCCAGCTACGCCGAATCGCCCCAATCACCGGGATCCAATCAGCCACTGACCATCGATCCGGTTCTGG CTGTCCATGGTACCAACAATAATAGCAATGCGGTCAGTCGACGACATTTGGGTGATAACTTCAGCCAAATGCTCAAGATCCGATCGAACTGCTTTGTCACCACGGTGGATAGTCGGTTTCTCATCGCCTGTGGATTCTGGGACAACAGTTTCCGGGTGTTTGCCACCGAAACAG CGAAAATCGTGCAAATTGTGTTCGGACACTTTGGAGTGGTGACCTGCATGGCCCGTTCCGAGTGCAACATCACCTCGGATTGCTACATCGCCTCCGGATCCGCCGACTGCACGGTGCTCCTGTGGCACTGGAATGCCCGTACCCAGAGCATCGTGGGCGAGGGCGATGTGCCCACTCCACGGGCCACCCTAACGGGTCACGAACAGGCGGTGACCTCGGTGGTGATCAGTGCCGAACTGGGTCTGGTTGTCTCGGGATCGTCAA ATGGACCCGTGCTAATCCACACCACTTTCGGCGACCTTCTGCGCTCGCTGGATCCACCGGCGGAGTTCCACTCCCCGGAACTGATCACCATGTCCCGCGAGGGCTTCATTGTCATCAATTACGACAAGGGCAATGTGGCCGCCTACACCATCAATGGCAAGAAACTGCGCCACGAGACGCACAACGACAATCTACAG tgcatgCTGCTGTCGCGCGATGGTGAATACCTGATGACCGCCGGCGATCGCGGCATCGTGGAGGTGTGGCGCACCTTCAACCTAGCACCACTTTATGCCTTCCCCGCCTGCAATGCGGGCATCCGATCTTTGGCCCTCACCCACGATCAGAA ATACCTTCTGGCCGGACTTTCGACGGGCTCGATCATAGTATTCCACATCGATTTCAATCGCTGGCACCATGAGTACCAGCAGCGCTACTAA